A single region of the Parasphingorhabdus litoris DSM 22379 genome encodes:
- a CDS encoding CaiB/BaiF CoA transferase family protein, with the protein MSGWPELKWDVEPTGPLKGLKILDMSTVVLGPFATLNFADMGAEVIKVENDSGKFPGDMMRHAGDSPTGDLGPIFTSLNRNKKSITLNAKEEADKAVIVELLKHADVFFHNVRLAGMERLGLDYESVKAINPGIVYVHCAGFGQGGEYSHRQAYDDLIQCSSGFASLFEKRGDSGRPLYMPSLVADKTIGLFAVNATLAAMYHKEKTGEGQFVQVPMFEAFTWFNMVENLWGETFIPGNGRLAYTRSINPNRKPYPTKDGYIGLVPYSDGQWETFFELGGKPGVFEEPRFATYSERTKNITALYALIEEIASTKTTDEWLELLDEHNIPAMRYNQMADVLEDPHLQQVGFWTEREGEKIGKYRSIKHPVHYSASPANVYADPPTLGADNDEIRNAVGLPKTEDAS; encoded by the coding sequence ATGAGCGGATGGCCGGAACTGAAATGGGATGTCGAACCAACCGGGCCGCTAAAGGGCCTGAAAATATTGGACATGTCCACCGTCGTTCTTGGCCCGTTTGCGACCCTCAATTTTGCCGACATGGGCGCAGAGGTTATCAAGGTAGAAAATGACAGCGGCAAATTTCCCGGCGACATGATGCGTCATGCCGGCGACAGTCCAACCGGCGATCTCGGACCGATTTTCACATCGCTCAACCGCAACAAGAAATCGATCACCCTCAATGCCAAGGAAGAAGCCGACAAGGCAGTGATTGTCGAGCTGCTGAAACATGCTGATGTGTTTTTCCACAATGTCCGGCTCGCCGGGATGGAACGGCTCGGGCTGGACTATGAGTCGGTCAAGGCAATCAATCCGGGGATTGTCTATGTCCATTGCGCGGGCTTTGGCCAAGGCGGAGAATATTCGCACCGGCAGGCTTATGATGACTTGATCCAGTGCTCCTCCGGCTTTGCATCCCTGTTTGAAAAGCGTGGCGATAGCGGGCGGCCGCTTTATATGCCGTCGCTGGTCGCTGACAAAACTATCGGGCTGTTCGCTGTCAATGCGACGCTGGCGGCCATGTACCACAAGGAAAAAACTGGCGAGGGCCAATTTGTCCAGGTGCCGATGTTCGAAGCCTTTACCTGGTTCAACATGGTCGAAAATCTATGGGGCGAGACCTTCATTCCCGGCAATGGCCGCCTCGCCTACACGCGCTCGATCAATCCCAATCGCAAGCCGTATCCGACCAAGGACGGTTATATTGGACTGGTCCCTTATAGTGACGGGCAATGGGAAACCTTTTTCGAGCTGGGCGGCAAGCCCGGCGTGTTTGAAGAACCGCGTTTCGCGACCTATTCCGAACGCACCAAGAATATCACCGCGCTCTATGCACTGATCGAGGAAATTGCCTCGACCAAGACGACGGATGAGTGGCTGGAGCTGCTCGACGAGCATAATATTCCTGCCATGCGCTATAACCAGATGGCCGATGTGCTTGAAGATCCGCATCTTCAGCAAGTCGGTTTCTGGACCGAGCGGGAGGGCGAAAAGATCGGCAAATATCGCTCAATCAAACATCCCGTCCACTATTCCGCCAGCCCCGCCAATGTCTATGCCGACCCGCCGACACTGGGCGCGGATAATGACGAGATCCGCAATGCGGTCGGCTTGCCGAAAACGGAGGACGCATCATGA
- a CDS encoding DUF1330 domain-containing protein, which produces MSDIDAAPVHVMANFTVHDAAKYRNYEKGFFPILKKHGGTFITLDDNSNTFEGSTPPEGRVVLFKFPNAEAATTWYHDPDYQALSEHRRAGTELKFLTMLHPIPVQ; this is translated from the coding sequence ATGAGCGACATAGATGCAGCACCGGTTCACGTCATGGCCAATTTCACCGTCCATGATGCAGCCAAATATCGTAATTATGAAAAGGGCTTTTTCCCGATCCTGAAAAAGCATGGCGGCACGTTCATCACCCTGGATGACAATAGCAACACCTTTGAAGGCAGCACCCCGCCCGAGGGCCGCGTAGTCCTATTCAAGTTCCCGAACGCAGAGGCAGCAACAACCTGGTATCACGACCCCGATTATCAGGCTCTGTCAGAACATCGGCGAGCGGGGACGGAGCTCAAATTTCTGACAATGCTGCATCCGATCCCGGTGCAGTAG
- a CDS encoding FAD-dependent oxidoreductase, with amino-acid sequence MILDLATGEVSGQIAADICIIGGGVAGQILAEALSSPARDVVIVESGGRDFDPAVQSLAHGQNIGMPYYDLDDSRLRLFGGTAAIWGGRCAELDAIDFEKRDYLPHSGWPVTKTDLTSYYKQVFDRLGLKQPSAEDLWTTIKKSAPPFDADKLDSDLWVFDEQGERFTDPSRKSFDHTRILLNATVTDIDVNAQNAVQHVKAESVTGHCTKITAKAFVLAAGAIETVRLLMAAVGNRPNGLGNEHDLLGRYFMEHPHARGGEFLPNKLAQTLLALPRAIRRDGNRYAAYLRPADKLQRDKGILNSSISIAPRLREGERMELFRAVTGKLKHDLPSSRFWRASYHGLKKLAVKGLEWTDPWSSILNMKLNRNRLGVFAIVRAEQAPNPDSRIILGCATDRLGMRQVELDWQLSEIDKRSVKVLMETVGEEYRRLGWGDVVLSDWLSETSARWKTDPLISSHPIGGYHHMGGTRMSSAPDTGVVDKNCKLHDSPNLFVASSSVFPTGGWANPTVTIMALALRLADHLESIFLERPVQRSASRESQGRVGTGKPV; translated from the coding sequence ATGATATTGGATCTGGCAACAGGTGAGGTATCGGGGCAAATTGCTGCCGACATATGTATTATCGGCGGCGGTGTTGCTGGACAAATTTTGGCAGAGGCCCTGAGTTCACCAGCCCGGGATGTGGTCATTGTCGAGAGTGGCGGACGTGATTTTGACCCGGCCGTGCAATCATTGGCACATGGCCAGAATATCGGGATGCCATATTATGATCTGGATGATTCGCGGTTGCGACTATTTGGCGGCACGGCGGCCATATGGGGCGGACGTTGCGCGGAACTGGATGCGATTGATTTTGAAAAGCGCGATTATCTACCACATAGCGGCTGGCCGGTCACCAAGACAGACTTGACCTCATACTACAAGCAAGTGTTTGACCGTCTGGGATTGAAGCAACCCAGCGCAGAAGATCTGTGGACCACTATCAAAAAATCTGCGCCGCCATTTGATGCGGACAAGCTTGATAGTGATTTATGGGTGTTTGATGAACAGGGCGAGCGGTTTACCGATCCGAGTCGCAAAAGCTTTGATCACACGCGCATTTTGTTGAATGCAACCGTTACGGACATTGATGTGAATGCGCAAAATGCGGTGCAACATGTCAAAGCGGAGAGCGTGACCGGACATTGCACCAAGATAACGGCGAAAGCTTTTGTGCTAGCCGCTGGCGCGATTGAAACTGTTCGTTTGCTAATGGCTGCGGTTGGCAACCGGCCCAACGGACTCGGCAACGAGCATGATCTTCTTGGCCGGTATTTTATGGAGCATCCCCATGCACGCGGCGGTGAATTTCTGCCCAACAAGCTGGCACAGACTCTATTGGCGCTACCCCGGGCCATTCGCAGAGACGGAAATCGCTATGCGGCTTATCTTCGTCCTGCGGATAAGCTGCAGCGGGATAAAGGCATTTTAAATTCATCCATCAGCATCGCCCCGCGATTGCGAGAAGGGGAGAGAATGGAACTGTTTCGCGCGGTTACGGGCAAGTTGAAACATGACCTGCCATCCAGCCGCTTTTGGCGAGCAAGTTACCATGGGTTGAAAAAACTGGCGGTAAAGGGTTTGGAATGGACCGATCCTTGGTCCTCGATTTTGAATATGAAGCTCAATCGGAACAGATTGGGGGTCTTTGCGATCGTGCGAGCCGAACAAGCCCCAAATCCTGATAGCCGTATCATCCTGGGTTGTGCGACGGACCGATTGGGTATGCGCCAGGTCGAACTGGATTGGCAATTGTCTGAAATCGACAAGCGTAGTGTGAAAGTTCTGATGGAAACGGTTGGTGAAGAATATCGACGATTGGGATGGGGCGACGTTGTCCTGTCAGATTGGCTATCCGAAACATCTGCCCGCTGGAAGACAGACCCATTGATATCAAGCCACCCGATTGGGGGCTATCACCATATGGGTGGAACACGCATGAGCAGCGCGCCTGATACGGGTGTAGTCGACAAAAACTGCAAATTGCATGACAGCCCCAATCTGTTCGTAGCCAGCAGCAGTGTATTTCCAACAGGTGGCTGGGCGAACCCCACGGTTACCATCATGGCTTTGGCCCTAAGGCTGGCTGATCATCTCGAGTCGATATTTCTTGAACGTCCTGTTCAGCGTTCTGCGAGTCGAGAATCACAAGGGCGAGTCGGTACCGGAAAACCAGTCTAG
- a CDS encoding Lrp/AsnC family transcriptional regulator, translating to MNEEIKNIDENDRNILKALQQDASLSLENLAAQLSLSTNACWRRVKRLEADGIIARRVAIVKPEAVGLGMTAFVAVRTNDHSDKWLEKFAAAASSIDEVVEFYRMAGEVDYLLKLLVRDMADYDRVYKKLIKAVPLSDVSASFAMERIKYETAVPL from the coding sequence ATGAACGAAGAAATCAAAAATATTGATGAAAATGACCGAAATATCCTGAAAGCTCTGCAGCAGGATGCTAGTCTGTCGCTGGAAAATCTGGCAGCGCAGCTTAGCCTGTCCACCAATGCTTGTTGGCGGCGGGTCAAGCGGCTGGAGGCGGACGGGATTATTGCGCGGCGTGTGGCGATTGTGAAGCCGGAGGCGGTCGGCCTTGGTATGACAGCCTTTGTTGCGGTTCGCACAAATGATCATAGCGATAAGTGGCTGGAGAAATTCGCTGCAGCCGCATCGTCCATTGACGAGGTAGTCGAATTTTACCGTATGGCGGGAGAGGTGGATTATTTGCTGAAACTATTGGTGCGCGATATGGCCGATTATGACCGGGTATATAAGAAACTGATCAAGGCGGTGCCGCTGTCTGATGTGTCAGCAAGCTTTGCCATGGAGCGGATTAAATACGAAACGGCGGTGCCGCTATAA
- a CDS encoding fumarylacetoacetate hydrolase family protein: protein MKLATLKNDTRDGRLVVVSKDLTRCCEANNIAPTLQAALDNWENCAPKLEALYRDVEHQVVPCERFHENDAHSPLPRAYQWADGSAYINHVELVRKARGAEVPESFYSDPLMYQGGSDAFLGPRDDIPLGDPKWGCDMEGEVAVITDDVPMGISADDAADHIKLIMLCNDVSLRGLIPGELAKGFGFFQSKPPSAFSPVCVTPDELGDAWKGSVIHLPLHVDYNREPFGRANAGVDATFSLADLVAHAAKTRPLCAGTIIGSGTVSNQDADGGAGKPVSEGGLGYSCIAEIRMIETIADGEAKTPFMSAGDTVKVQMLDEDGHSIFGAIRQEVVEV from the coding sequence ATGAAACTCGCGACGCTGAAAAATGACACACGCGACGGCCGACTGGTCGTTGTTTCGAAAGACCTGACCCGTTGCTGCGAAGCGAATAATATAGCCCCCACCCTGCAAGCTGCCCTCGACAATTGGGAAAACTGCGCGCCGAAATTGGAAGCCTTGTACCGCGATGTTGAGCATCAGGTTGTCCCCTGCGAACGTTTTCATGAAAACGACGCCCATTCGCCTCTGCCCCGTGCCTATCAATGGGCGGATGGCAGCGCTTATATCAACCATGTCGAGCTCGTCCGCAAAGCGCGCGGTGCCGAAGTACCCGAAAGCTTTTATAGCGATCCGCTGATGTATCAGGGCGGTTCCGATGCGTTTCTTGGTCCCCGTGATGATATCCCGCTAGGCGATCCAAAATGGGGCTGCGACATGGAAGGCGAGGTCGCCGTGATCACCGATGACGTCCCTATGGGCATCAGCGCCGATGATGCGGCCGATCACATCAAGCTGATCATGCTGTGCAACGATGTCTCCCTGCGCGGCCTGATCCCCGGGGAACTTGCCAAAGGCTTTGGTTTCTTCCAGTCCAAACCGCCCAGCGCCTTCTCCCCGGTCTGCGTCACACCGGATGAACTGGGTGATGCTTGGAAGGGTTCGGTCATCCACCTGCCGCTGCATGTCGACTATAACCGCGAACCATTTGGGCGTGCCAATGCCGGCGTGGATGCGACATTCAGCCTGGCAGACCTCGTTGCCCATGCGGCGAAAACACGACCGCTATGTGCCGGTACAATTATCGGTTCGGGTACGGTGTCTAATCAGGACGCCGATGGCGGCGCTGGCAAGCCGGTATCCGAAGGCGGGCTCGGCTATAGCTGTATCGCGGAAATCCGGATGATCGAAACGATTGCTGATGGTGAAGCGAAAACGCCGTTTATGAGCGCTGGCGATACGGTCAAGGTGCAGATGCTGGACGAGGATGGCCATTCGATTTTCGGGGCGATCCGTCAGGAAGTGGTTGAGGTTTGA
- a CDS encoding FecR domain-containing protein, with the protein MTQIVFLQAIAAQPVKRAAPLSGKITATKGGEQATLLPRKNWQKAVRQQDLKAGDVLRTRAAGTLAIVFVDGTQVRLGRNSVMVVRRVSRRGASTLSLQRGKAWGRSPRNRTNLSIETPSATAAIRGTEWAIEADADSSRLQVFSGAVELSNEQGGLIVEAGQAATVLRGQAPTRTLLVNPTGREQMLYFVNLASGLDLLNNDSENFVSARRSAVSGDWEGALRLFEQMTLSTNTADQLAGVYGSYVAMIQLGNAPSQPLLEDSAESYLVLALIDAYEGDLRAAKDSAQTGIQNFPNYVPLYQVKANVETLLGDPDTAFDTIANAREAFPDNITLTIGEADLMRDYRGKPKAARDLLAPVIAANPDNFLAQKSQAKNWMAIGGLKEAGQLVDQALGARPYDAEMVSMRAEILLQQNRLSAAKSEIDKALEMDPGNALAGNALAQYWRRKDRLDQALDASLAASAHNPDYGMGFLGLAQVHHEMGETGLAEQQFDTADRLDPLNPAIALARTGVALQDFAADNAIRNAREALNRYRGRGGEYVNLSENRETGSLVSQAFRFLDLEGWGRYYADRVFDSFTPSSYFDQAINQTPGPFLIRNPDGSYNAQQAAVGSEQGESFEALSSFLQGVALDPLSVASSQRRLRFDNGNFFEPFVGTALLSEELRNERVIGGGLDTIFDAPLPTAIWMRGNYTDISDERRRPDISPFSRRRGGDSWFLSSYVGLEITPSDSIVLNGELNRNSSLSESNIVSILDNGFDLEEDRETERNFLFGLYNHKFGYRDQLTIGGGFGRSQLNLITLDLSSTLPFADQLSQSRSTFRYLSANYAKGFGPLDLRIGGEWSDVKTRDLNSVFDFEQNIADPNLVPDRVDVRTKEARAYLDLRYHPIEPLVMQGQMEIIARTIAGDTRYPLNFRLGASYEPIEGQWLRAAFLRQSRGLFDFSFRPAAVVGLQANSAPSFRESRNDSFIMRWDAEWSDQFFTTVEYQDQQLEAITYAIPDLPVDITGFPVSVKRISAEANLWLPGNIGLRASYAYTDSAIEGSFVSGDNVNQAIGPTFGCATADLNLSFGCTYEVGDKLPFVPGHFARASLVWSLPAPVRLKASISGSYIGGQRDDLGLSIEDAALVDARLEWEPLDQRLAINLSLLNLLDKRYDSATSVAAPRLTVVIGAEVRF; encoded by the coding sequence TTGACCCAAATCGTTTTTCTGCAAGCGATTGCAGCACAGCCAGTGAAGCGCGCGGCGCCGCTGTCCGGAAAGATCACGGCGACAAAAGGGGGAGAGCAAGCAACGCTGCTGCCACGTAAGAATTGGCAAAAGGCCGTGCGTCAGCAGGATCTTAAAGCCGGGGATGTCTTGCGCACCAGAGCGGCCGGCACTCTCGCTATAGTTTTTGTCGATGGGACCCAGGTTCGGTTGGGTAGAAATTCGGTGATGGTTGTCCGCCGAGTATCCAGACGCGGGGCTTCCACACTATCTCTGCAACGCGGAAAAGCATGGGGGCGAAGCCCTCGAAACCGAACAAATCTGTCTATCGAAACCCCGTCGGCAACGGCGGCTATTCGCGGTACCGAATGGGCCATAGAGGCCGATGCAGACTCCAGCCGATTGCAGGTTTTTTCAGGAGCAGTTGAGCTATCGAATGAACAGGGAGGATTGATTGTAGAAGCAGGGCAGGCTGCTACCGTCTTGCGCGGGCAAGCGCCAACGCGAACATTATTGGTGAACCCCACGGGGCGAGAACAGATGCTCTATTTCGTCAATCTGGCGAGCGGGCTGGATCTCCTGAACAATGACAGCGAAAATTTTGTAAGCGCCCGGCGATCGGCGGTCAGTGGAGACTGGGAAGGGGCGCTTCGGTTGTTTGAACAGATGACGCTATCCACCAATACCGCAGACCAGTTGGCCGGCGTCTATGGTAGCTATGTTGCCATGATCCAATTGGGGAATGCGCCATCACAGCCGTTGCTGGAGGATAGTGCCGAGAGCTATCTCGTACTTGCGCTGATTGATGCTTATGAAGGCGATTTGCGCGCAGCGAAAGACAGCGCGCAAACAGGGATTCAGAACTTTCCCAACTATGTGCCGCTCTATCAGGTGAAGGCCAATGTCGAGACATTATTGGGCGATCCTGATACCGCATTCGACACCATAGCCAACGCGCGAGAAGCTTTTCCGGACAATATCACACTGACCATCGGCGAAGCGGATCTGATGCGCGACTATCGTGGTAAACCCAAGGCAGCGCGCGACCTTCTGGCCCCGGTTATTGCTGCCAATCCCGACAATTTTTTGGCGCAGAAATCGCAGGCAAAAAACTGGATGGCTATTGGTGGGCTGAAAGAAGCGGGTCAGCTTGTGGACCAGGCGCTCGGCGCGCGGCCTTATGATGCAGAAATGGTCAGCATGCGGGCAGAAATCTTGCTGCAGCAAAATAGATTATCTGCAGCAAAATCCGAAATCGACAAAGCTTTGGAGATGGATCCTGGCAATGCGCTGGCCGGCAATGCTTTGGCGCAATATTGGCGCCGCAAAGATCGTTTGGATCAGGCGCTGGATGCGTCTTTGGCCGCATCGGCTCACAATCCGGACTATGGTATGGGCTTTCTTGGCCTTGCGCAGGTTCATCATGAAATGGGCGAGACGGGGCTGGCCGAACAGCAATTTGACACAGCCGACCGGCTTGATCCTCTGAACCCCGCCATAGCGCTCGCCCGCACCGGTGTTGCCTTACAGGATTTCGCGGCGGACAACGCCATTCGGAATGCACGCGAGGCTTTGAACCGTTATCGCGGGCGCGGCGGTGAATATGTCAACTTGTCCGAGAATCGCGAAACCGGCAGCCTCGTCTCTCAGGCTTTTCGTTTCCTGGATTTGGAAGGTTGGGGCCGCTATTATGCGGATCGGGTGTTCGACAGCTTCACACCCTCAAGCTATTTCGACCAGGCGATCAACCAAACACCTGGCCCTTTCCTGATCCGCAACCCCGATGGCAGCTACAATGCGCAGCAAGCGGCAGTTGGAAGCGAGCAGGGGGAAAGCTTCGAAGCACTTTCGAGTTTCCTGCAGGGCGTGGCCCTTGATCCGTTAAGCGTTGCCAGTTCCCAGCGGCGCTTACGGTTCGACAATGGCAATTTTTTCGAACCTTTTGTGGGCACGGCACTTCTAAGCGAAGAATTGCGGAACGAGCGTGTAATTGGCGGCGGACTGGACACTATTTTTGATGCGCCGTTGCCTACGGCTATCTGGATGCGCGGCAATTATACCGATATTTCCGATGAACGGCGGCGCCCGGATATCAGCCCATTTTCGCGGCGGCGCGGTGGCGATAGCTGGTTTTTGAGCAGCTATGTGGGACTGGAAATAACGCCATCAGACAGCATCGTCCTGAACGGAGAGCTGAACCGCAATAGCAGCTTGTCGGAATCCAATATCGTCAGCATTCTGGACAATGGATTTGACCTCGAAGAAGACCGTGAAACCGAAAGGAATTTCCTGTTCGGGCTATATAATCACAAATTTGGCTATCGCGATCAACTGACTATTGGCGGAGGATTTGGGAGATCGCAGCTAAACCTCATAACGCTTGACCTTTCCAGCACGCTGCCTTTTGCGGACCAGCTGTCGCAAAGCCGCAGCACTTTTCGCTATCTTAGTGCGAATTATGCAAAAGGTTTCGGACCGTTGGACCTGCGGATCGGCGGGGAGTGGAGCGATGTAAAGACACGGGACTTGAACAGTGTCTTTGATTTCGAGCAGAATATCGCTGACCCCAATCTGGTGCCTGATCGCGTCGATGTACGGACCAAAGAGGCACGCGCTTACCTTGATTTGCGTTATCATCCGATAGAGCCGCTGGTTATGCAGGGACAGATGGAAATCATTGCCCGCACGATTGCCGGCGATACACGCTACCCCCTCAATTTTCGGCTTGGTGCTTCCTATGAACCGATAGAGGGCCAATGGCTGCGCGCGGCTTTCTTGCGCCAGAGCCGCGGGTTATTCGATTTCAGCTTTCGTCCCGCTGCTGTGGTTGGTTTGCAGGCCAACAGTGCGCCCAGCTTTCGCGAGAGTCGCAATGACAGTTTCATCATGCGATGGGATGCCGAATGGTCTGATCAATTTTTTACCACCGTCGAATATCAAGACCAGCAATTGGAGGCGATAACTTATGCTATTCCTGATTTGCCGGTGGATATTACCGGCTTTCCGGTATCGGTAAAACGGATTAGCGCGGAAGCCAATTTATGGCTACCTGGAAATATTGGGTTGCGGGCCTCCTATGCCTATACCGACAGCGCGATTGAAGGCAGCTTCGTATCGGGTGACAATGTCAATCAAGCCATCGGTCCAACTTTTGGTTGTGCTACGGCGGACCTTAATCTTTCATTTGGTTGCACCTATGAAGTTGGAGATAAGCTGCCATTTGTTCCCGGCCATTTTGCCCGCGCTTCACTTGTTTGGAGCCTGCCAGCGCCCGTAAGGCTGAAGGCAAGCATATCGGGCAGCTATATTGGCGGACAAAGGGATGACCTGGGTTTGTCGATCGAAGATGCCGCACTCGTCGATGCCCGGCTGGAGTGGGAACCATTAGATCAACGTTTAGCCATCAATCTGTCGTTGTTGAACTTACTGGACAAGCGATATGATTCAGCGACTAGTGTTGCCGCGCCGCGGCTGACCGTGGTCATTGGAGCGGAGGTTCGTTTCTAG
- a CDS encoding CHASE2 domain-containing protein — MTIPEIKEMFSPRHKLSGVFMVAVVALLIGLLSLTTFLRDLDGRSFDYLSTIAPALPEQPGITLVAIDEPSMDAIGQQWPWSRERHAELIAQLRNAGTKAIAFDVLFAEPADKTQDQALVDAMGPDIVLAADESLIERPYGSTLVRTEPMPALITAGARTGIASLSMDGDGVLRNMPVYSDGFMTQLLEITSGISVKTDPIPRRIQHFGPAGSYPTISYYQALDPEAYLPPDYLKDQIVIIGFALQTNADVATGGIDAFETAYTLRSRQLTPGIEVQATIFDNLRTGLSIGQAPRWLSLVLIIIAAAWALLVSRPNAPGKKALLLAISLLGIVGACWLLLQYGRYWIGPVAPSTALILSVAAIATRDFAGEQNRRREVQNAFGQYLAPEMVQKIADDPSLLNLGGVNRELTILFSDIRGFTAISEAMQDDPQGLTRMINAILTPLSNIILRHGGTIDKYMGDCIMAFWNAPLDDPNHALHALEAAREMLAEMDNINREIQEMLPTGANVSRIRMGIGINTGTCVVGNMGSDRRFDYSVLGDAVNLASRLEGQCDELSVDILIGQTTVEAAPSLSFRKVADIKVKGRSTTEATYTFCDDL, encoded by the coding sequence ATGACTATACCGGAAATCAAAGAAATGTTTTCACCGCGTCACAAGCTGTCTGGGGTGTTCATGGTAGCAGTGGTGGCGCTGTTGATAGGGTTGTTGAGTCTGACCACATTCCTGCGCGACCTAGATGGACGAAGCTTTGATTATTTGTCGACAATCGCACCAGCATTGCCAGAACAGCCGGGCATTACATTGGTTGCGATCGACGAACCGAGCATGGATGCGATTGGCCAGCAATGGCCATGGTCACGGGAACGCCATGCCGAGTTAATTGCCCAGTTGCGCAATGCCGGCACCAAGGCCATTGCTTTTGACGTTCTGTTTGCCGAGCCAGCTGACAAGACACAAGATCAGGCACTGGTGGATGCTATGGGTCCTGATATTGTCCTGGCTGCCGATGAAAGCCTGATTGAACGACCCTATGGCAGCACGCTGGTGCGGACGGAACCTATGCCTGCGTTGATCACGGCCGGCGCCCGTACCGGTATCGCCAGTCTGTCGATGGATGGCGATGGTGTGCTACGCAACATGCCTGTCTACTCCGACGGCTTTATGACCCAGCTGCTCGAGATTACGAGTGGGATATCTGTAAAAACCGATCCGATACCGCGTCGGATTCAGCATTTTGGACCAGCGGGCAGTTACCCCACCATTTCTTACTACCAAGCGCTGGATCCGGAGGCTTATTTGCCGCCGGACTATCTCAAGGATCAAATTGTCATTATCGGTTTTGCGTTGCAGACAAATGCTGATGTTGCCACGGGTGGCATTGACGCTTTTGAAACGGCCTATACTTTACGGTCGCGGCAATTAACCCCCGGGATTGAAGTTCAAGCGACGATTTTCGACAACTTGCGCACCGGGTTGTCCATTGGTCAGGCGCCTCGCTGGCTTTCGCTTGTGCTCATCATTATCGCAGCCGCATGGGCACTGTTGGTTTCGCGCCCCAATGCACCGGGGAAAAAGGCGTTGCTCCTGGCAATATCATTGCTGGGTATAGTTGGTGCTTGCTGGCTATTGCTGCAATATGGCCGGTACTGGATCGGACCCGTGGCTCCCTCCACCGCATTGATATTGAGTGTCGCTGCCATTGCGACCCGAGATTTTGCAGGTGAACAAAATCGCCGGCGTGAAGTGCAGAATGCTTTTGGCCAATATCTCGCTCCGGAAATGGTTCAGAAAATTGCGGATGATCCGAGCCTGCTCAATCTGGGTGGCGTGAACCGCGAACTGACAATATTATTTTCAGATATTCGCGGGTTTACCGCGATTTCGGAGGCGATGCAGGACGATCCGCAGGGGTTAACCCGAATGATCAACGCGATTCTTACACCATTATCGAACATCATTCTGAGACATGGCGGTACAATCGACAAATATATGGGCGATTGTATTATGGCTTTTTGGAATGCTCCGCTGGATGATCCAAATCATGCCCTGCATGCGCTTGAAGCTGCGCGCGAGATGTTGGCCGAAATGGACAATATCAATCGTGAGATTCAAGAGATGCTGCCGACCGGAGCCAACGTGTCACGCATCCGTATGGGCATTGGTATAAATACCGGTACTTGTGTGGTTGGTAACATGGGATCAGACCGCAGATTTGACTATTCGGTGCTGGGGGATGCTGTCAATCTGGCTTCCCGTTTGGAGGGGCAGTGTGATGAACTGTCCGTTGATATATTAATCGGTCAGACAACTGTCGAGGCGGCACCGTCATTATCGTTCAGGAAAGTTGCCGACATCAAAGTGAAGGGGAGATCCACAACCGAGGCCACTTATACGTTTTGCGATGACCTTTAG